The Acipenser ruthenus chromosome 11, fAciRut3.2 maternal haplotype, whole genome shotgun sequence region attcctaatctacattaatgacttagattttggtatagtaagcaaacttattacatttgcagacgacacaaaaatcggaggagtggcaaacactgttgcagtagcaaaggtcattcaaaatgatctagacagcattcaaaactaggcagacacatggcaaatgacacttATTGccaggtactgcacgcaggcaatacaaatgtgcattataaataccatatgggagatactgaaattgaagaaggaatctactaaaaagacctaggagtttatgttgactcagaaatgtcttcatctagacaatgggaGGAAGCCATAAAAAAGCCCAACATAATGATTgtgtatatagtgaaaagtgctgaatttaaatcaagggaagtaatgtttaaactttacaatgcattagtaagacctcatctagaatattgtgtccagttctggtcacctcgctacacaaaggatattgctgctctagaaagaatgcaaagaagagcaaccagaattattctgggtttagaAGGCATGTcaaatgcagacaggcttaaagaactgaatctattcagtcttgaacaaagaagactacgcagtgatctgattcaagcattcaaaattctaaaaagtattgacaatgttgacccaagggactttttcgacctaaaaatagaaacaaggaccaggagtcacaaatggatattagataaaaacattaaaatagcataaagataaatacatttccaatcatatttaaataaaatttttaaaaaaacaaagtcataAAAAGACTAATAAAAGGGCCTGTGCTATAAATAAGTCTCCAATCTCGTcttaaaaacagcaagactcctagcttctctgacaaaaaaaGGCAGAGCGTTCCATCAtaagaaaaagcccttcctcccataCTATTAGTATTTACCCTTGTAATAACGAAGAGCCTGCATCCTGAGATCTAAGATTCCGCTTAGGAATGTATGGGTtcaacagctcttgtaaataactgTGTGCCAATCCATTAAGGGCTTTAAGTTCAaatctgtgtaaacatgctatttaaaaatatatgcatTGTGTAATTTATATAAATTACTTAAAGAATAAGTGCAGCATGCAAAATCACTGCCTGAGACTTGTCCTTATCAGAGTGAGCCAAGAACTCCCACTGaaacacttttttatatatatatatatatatatatatatatatatatatatatacacacacacatatatatatatacacatttatatatatatatatatatatatatatacacatatatatatatatacacacacatatatatataaaaaaagaccctatgcaatagtcagcgtgtccgcaaacagccaagtaagatcaatttatgcccgtgcccaaattCCTTTGAGGACCCCTGCTCTAGAGTGACACACGTCCACTCACGACAAGGTTATTTTTCTTCTACTAGTGTGTTGGTGAATACAGAAAGCAAACACGCCTTGTTTAGCTAGATAATATGTCAGTGATGGAAAAGCACAAAACATGCTATTTTCAGTAAACCAGTATTGTGCAACACTGATCACAATCACCAGTTGAGGAAGGTCAGACTAACGACATTGACTTAACCCACCAAGCCAAATATACTGCTAAAAGCTTTAAGTGAATATATAGCCTATACAACCtattgctttgtgtgtgtgtgtgtgtggtttctaTTATCATACCCTTCTCCAGTAAGGGCACAACAAGCCTGAATGTGCCACTGGTGATCCTTAACAGAGGTCAGCTTCAGGAACTGGGAGATTTCAGCTACTGACATGCAGCCTTTGACATCCTGTTTGTTTGCAAATATCAGCAACCCTGCTTTTTTAAGATCCTAGAAGAAGAGAAAGATATACAGTATTAactttaacaacaaaacaaaaaataaatgtacagtacctGAGCAACCAAACCTTGCGCTTAGCTTAGCATAGTATAGGACTGGATCGAATGTTACCAAGAACACCACAGCTACCTCGTGAATGTTACCAAGAACACCACACCTACCTCGTGAATGTTACCAAGAACACCACACCTACCTCATGTGCTAACATTCTGTAGAGTTCATCTCTTGTTACGGAaatcctctctctgtctgtgctaTCCACGACAACAATTACAAACTGAAAAACAAGTGAGAGATTTTAATCAGACCTGAATATTCTGTTGTACTATTGTATTTTGAGTTTTCATAAAGCTCCCTAAAATGTCCTTCCCTTTTCTTCTTCCTCCTTACCTCTGTGTTTGCATAGTAGGTATTCCAAGAGGATCGCAGAGACTCCTGGCCTCCAATGTCCCACATTAAGAAATGTGTATTATTGACTACAATCTCTTCGACATTACTGCCTATGGTCGGGGACGTGTGTACCACTTCATTCATTGAACTGCAACAAGGAAGAGTCTACAAATCAGGAGTGTGTCCttaggaaataacacttttttttttttaaatgtaaaatttaaAGGAGACAAAggcttaaacatttaaatgttaaagggaaataaaactcTAAACGGCATAGTATTCCACTGCTTACATGTTTAACCAAAATGCTTTGACttgcaatttgtttaaaaaagtttaaTAATTGACTGCAGCTTTATGCATTTCTTCCTTCTCACTTTCAGTATACTGCTTTTAcaccagggcttgaatttcagcgcgggatCGCGGGAATAGTTGCTACCGCATATCTGCCACTTTCAGTGCAGGCAAATCCGCAgaaatattttaagacaccaagctactgtattttccacccaattttgaatgcctgaaatgctacaacaatctctaaagtAGTAGGTGTCAGTgatgaaagcactatgagccgcattctgagtagttctggttaaaataaaaaaattaaaaaaaagtagtgctggatattttaagtgccgcgagactttattctctcgtacgtgattctcggccgctatctttaagcattatagaaactcggTACACTGCAGCaagtaaatagttttgaaaaaaactatacgattaagtctatctaggtgttttgcaagcggtgactttcgcttgAATTCTTAAAACTCAGCCTCATTAATTTTGGGGTGCCAGGGCAccaaaggttacgcacatattactcag contains the following coding sequences:
- the LOC117426260 gene encoding ADP-ribosylation factor-like protein 5A, which gives rise to MGILFTKLWRLFNHQEHKVIIVGLDNAGKTTILYQFSMNEVVHTSPTIGSNVEEIVVNNTHFLMWDIGGQESLRSSWNTYYANTEFVIVVVDSTDRERISVTRDELYRMLAHEDLKKAGLLIFANKQDVKGCMSVAEISQFLKLTSVKDHQWHIQACCALTGEGLCQGLEWMMSRLRVR